From Methanosarcinales archaeon, one genomic window encodes:
- a CDS encoding PEP/pyruvate-binding domain-containing protein codes for MEKRHMEKIQSRMISSGVPSLDEVIQGFRLGDNIVWQVDDLDDYSFYADRFIHQGIRDGYQCVYISFAPHNPVLKPREYLDLIEVDPGKGFDFFSSEVHRIIEKYGKQVFYVFDNLSSLVVEWATDELLANFFKVTCPYMFELDTIAFFALTRGKHSHSAVARIRDTTQILIDVYRVDSRIYLHPLKVYDRYSPQMFLPHVISNGKLVPVFNSGDAAAVSTSHRKKVLQSTSTIAPWDSVYKKLTQYWETGMVSQSTETIALKQELSRMIIGNHPLFNKLADNYLTLEDLLNIRDRMIGSGRIGGKAAGMLIARSILLKDGENRDFSGILEAHDSFYIGSDVFFTFLVDNDLFRLRLQLSENSRLTREMFKEVENRFLNGKFPEEITEQFRNLIDYFGQAPIIVRSSSLLEDSFGNAFAGKYRSEFCTNQGNPDERLEEFIGAIKLVYASALNPDAFSYRRVHGLEDTDEKMAILVQRVSGIPYKHYFFPTLAGVTFSKNLFAWTPRIDPEKGMIRLVFGLGTRAVDRVGRDYPRMIAISHPELRPEIGMEITKYSQWEVDLLDLKDNEFRTLPVSELNTDGDYPNLKLFMSLYKDGYLYDKHTGRIDGVSGNLILTFNNLIRKTDFVENIGEMLKIIEKGYDYPVDMEFTAFVDSNNRTRINVLQCRTMKIPGITGPVVIPADIPQKNILFRSSKIINGGVISDIRYIVYIDPRVYAGIEELHVKKSVGRVVGRINERLRLDGEAYILMGPGRWGSNNIDLGVNITYSDIDNTAVLVEIARGGGGHTPEVSYGTHFFQDLMEGHIIYMPVYPDTPESEFNEEFFEVSKNILAELLPDDKMFCSFIKLIDVQSSESVAHAAVVADPQSQSSLCYLMSASSP; via the coding sequence ATGGAAAAAAGGCACATGGAGAAAATACAATCAAGAATGATAAGTAGCGGTGTTCCTTCCCTGGATGAGGTAATACAGGGTTTCAGGCTGGGTGATAATATAGTCTGGCAGGTTGACGACCTGGATGACTATTCCTTTTATGCTGACAGGTTCATTCACCAGGGAATCAGGGACGGTTATCAATGCGTTTATATCAGTTTTGCTCCCCATAACCCGGTGCTCAAACCAAGGGAATATCTGGATCTAATAGAGGTTGACCCGGGCAAGGGGTTTGATTTCTTCAGCAGTGAAGTGCACAGGATAATAGAGAAATACGGCAAACAGGTTTTTTATGTCTTTGACAACCTGTCCTCCCTGGTCGTTGAATGGGCCACAGATGAACTTCTTGCCAACTTTTTTAAAGTCACCTGTCCTTACATGTTCGAACTTGATACGATTGCGTTTTTTGCCCTGACAAGGGGCAAGCACAGTCATTCTGCGGTTGCCAGGATACGGGATACAACTCAGATACTGATCGATGTGTACCGTGTGGACTCCAGAATTTACTTGCATCCTTTGAAAGTCTACGACCGTTATTCTCCACAGATGTTTTTGCCCCATGTTATTTCCAATGGAAAGCTGGTGCCTGTATTCAATAGTGGGGATGCTGCAGCAGTTTCCACCAGCCATCGTAAGAAGGTCCTCCAGAGTACCAGTACCATTGCTCCATGGGACAGCGTGTATAAAAAACTAACACAGTACTGGGAAACCGGTATGGTGTCACAATCCACAGAAACAATAGCCCTCAAACAGGAACTTTCACGGATGATCATAGGGAATCATCCCCTTTTCAATAAACTTGCTGACAATTATTTGACCCTCGAAGACCTTTTGAATATTAGAGACCGCATGATCGGGTCTGGCAGGATTGGGGGGAAAGCCGCGGGCATGTTGATTGCCAGAAGCATTCTGCTTAAAGACGGTGAAAACCGCGATTTTTCAGGAATTCTGGAGGCACATGACTCATTCTATATCGGATCAGACGTATTTTTCACTTTTCTGGTGGATAACGACCTTTTTCGTCTGAGGCTGCAGTTATCAGAGAACTCCAGGCTTACGAGGGAAATGTTCAAAGAGGTGGAAAATCGTTTCCTTAACGGAAAATTTCCGGAAGAGATTACAGAACAGTTTCGCAACCTGATAGACTATTTTGGACAGGCACCCATAATTGTGAGGTCCAGCAGTTTACTGGAGGACAGTTTTGGCAATGCGTTTGCAGGCAAATACCGGAGCGAATTCTGTACCAACCAGGGCAACCCTGATGAAAGACTTGAAGAATTTATAGGCGCCATTAAGCTTGTATATGCAAGTGCATTAAATCCAGACGCCTTTTCATACAGAAGGGTCCACGGTCTCGAAGATACCGATGAAAAAATGGCAATTCTTGTACAGCGTGTATCTGGTATACCATATAAGCACTATTTCTTTCCGACCCTTGCCGGTGTGACATTTTCAAAAAATCTTTTCGCCTGGACTCCCCGTATAGACCCAGAGAAGGGAATGATCAGACTGGTATTCGGTCTGGGTACCCGTGCAGTGGACAGGGTTGGCAGGGATTATCCCAGAATGATAGCAATCAGTCATCCGGAACTCAGACCCGAGATAGGCATGGAAATTACAAAATATTCCCAGTGGGAGGTCGATCTGCTTGACCTTAAGGATAATGAGTTCAGGACACTGCCTGTTTCTGAACTGAACACTGATGGTGACTACCCCAATCTTAAATTATTTATGTCCTTATACAAGGACGGTTATCTTTATGACAAGCATACCGGACGTATAGACGGGGTATCGGGCAATCTTATTCTAACTTTCAACAACCTCATAAGAAAGACCGATTTTGTAGAGAACATAGGAGAAATGTTGAAAATAATCGAAAAGGGTTATGACTACCCGGTGGATATGGAATTTACAGCATTTGTGGATTCAAATAACAGGACGAGAATCAACGTATTACAATGTCGTACCATGAAGATACCAGGTATAACCGGTCCCGTTGTCATACCGGCTGATATACCTCAGAAAAATATCTTATTCAGGTCCAGCAAGATCATTAATGGGGGAGTGATTAGTGATATTCGGTACATAGTCTACATAGACCCGAGAGTGTATGCAGGGATTGAAGAACTGCATGTGAAGAAATCAGTGGGGCGTGTGGTTGGCAGGATCAATGAACGACTTCGTCTGGATGGGGAAGCATATATTTTAATGGGACCCGGGAGGTGGGGCAGCAATAATATTGACCTTGGTGTAAACATAACCTATTCAGATATAGACAATACTGCCGTTCTTGTTGAAATTGCCAGGGGGGGAGGCGGCCATACACCTGAAGTATCCTATGGTACACATTTCTTCCAGGATCTGATGGAAGGCCATATCATCTACATGCCTGTGTATCCTGATACACCTGAATCAGAGTTCAATGAGGAATTTTTCGAAGTATCAAAAAATATACTGGCCGAACTGTTGCCTGATGACAAGATGTTTTGCAGTTTTATCAAACTGATAGATGTTCAATCCTCAGAATCTGTTGCACACGCTGCAGTCGTGGCCGATCCCCAGAGCCAAAGCTCTCTCTGTTATCTTATGTCCGCTTCCTCGCCCTGA
- a CDS encoding Glu/Leu/Phe/Val dehydrogenase translates to MMENNPFEISQRQLDECARILELEPSVQAVLRVPMRELHMSLHVRMDDGKVRVFPAYRVQYNDARGPTKGGIRFHPDETIDTVRALAAWMTWKCALLDLPLGGGKGGVICNPKEMSDAELERLSRAYIRGLSQFIGPDKDIPAPDVYTNPLIMAAMMDEYSKIQGKNVFGVITGKPLCVGGSCGRQDATARGGWYTIREASDEIGLDIQNATVAIQGYGNAGYYAASLGKSLFGCKIVAVSDSKGGIFNKEGLIPDAVYEHKTKTGSVINFPDSEPITNEELLELDVDILIPAALENIITDKNAQNIKAKIVAELANGPTTPEADDILFENGVHLIPDFLCNAGGVTVSYFEMVQNLYMYYWDEDEVYRRLDKKISDSYHSTLHASKKYSINMRKAAYTVAVERVVEAMEHRCWV, encoded by the coding sequence ATTATGGAGAATAATCCGTTTGAGATATCGCAGCGGCAGTTGGATGAGTGTGCAAGGATTCTCGAGTTAGAACCCAGTGTACAGGCAGTCCTTCGAGTACCGATGCGTGAACTGCACATGTCATTACACGTACGTATGGATGACGGCAAGGTCCGTGTATTTCCAGCCTACAGGGTTCAATATAATGATGCCAGAGGCCCAACAAAAGGTGGAATTCGATTCCATCCTGATGAGACCATTGACACTGTGAGAGCTCTTGCTGCCTGGATGACATGGAAGTGTGCACTGCTTGATCTGCCTCTTGGCGGAGGGAAAGGGGGAGTGATCTGTAATCCCAAGGAGATGTCTGATGCTGAACTGGAACGCTTAAGCCGGGCCTATATTCGGGGTTTATCCCAGTTTATCGGTCCGGATAAGGATATCCCTGCACCTGATGTCTATACAAATCCGTTAATCATGGCGGCCATGATGGATGAGTATTCAAAAATTCAGGGTAAGAATGTATTCGGTGTTATTACCGGTAAACCGCTATGTGTGGGTGGCAGCTGCGGGCGGCAGGATGCAACAGCCCGTGGCGGCTGGTATACTATTAGAGAAGCTTCCGATGAAATTGGACTGGACATTCAAAATGCCACCGTTGCCATCCAGGGCTATGGGAATGCAGGATATTATGCAGCATCCCTTGGTAAATCCCTGTTTGGGTGCAAAATAGTGGCTGTCAGCGATAGCAAAGGTGGAATATTCAACAAGGAAGGACTTATTCCGGATGCAGTGTATGAGCATAAAACCAAAACCGGTTCTGTAATCAATTTCCCGGATTCTGAACCCATTACTAATGAAGAACTCCTGGAGTTGGATGTTGATATACTTATTCCGGCAGCGCTGGAAAATATCATCACAGATAAGAATGCTCAGAACATCAAAGCCAAGATCGTCGCTGAGCTGGCTAACGGTCCCACCACGCCGGAAGCAGATGACATCCTGTTTGAAAATGGTGTTCATCTGATACCTGATTTCCTCTGCAACGCCGGTGGAGTGACAGTATCCTACTTTGAGATGGTACAGAACCTGTATATGTACTACTGGGATGAGGATGAGGTTTACAGGCGTTTGGATAAGAAAATATCTGATTCATACCATTCCACATTGCATGCTTCCAAAAAATACAGCATTAATATGCGTAAGGCTGCATATACGGTCGCTGTGGAACGTGTGGTTGAAGCAATGGAACATCGCTGTTGGGTTTAA